ACGAAAATTTCACGCAGAAGATCAACAAGAAGATGTACCGCGCCGGTATGTCTGCCATCTTGTCGCAGCTGGCCCGCGAAGGCCGTCTGGCTGTGGTCGACTCGCTGAAGCTTGACTCCCCCAAGACCAAGGTCCTGGCCGACAAGTTCAAGGCGATGAACCTGCAATCGGTGATGGTGATTGCCGACGAAGTGGACGAAAACCTGTACCTGGCCTCGCGCAATCTGGTGAACGTGCTCGTCGTTGAGCCCCGTTACGCCGATCCCGTGTCGCTGGTGCGTTTCAAGAAAGTGCTCGTCACCAAGGGTGCAATCGACAAACTCAAGGAGATGTTCGCATGAGCACACTCAAGTTTGACGAAGGTCGTCTGATGCAAGTTCTGGTCGCTCCCATCGTGTCCGAAAAGGCCACCATGGTTGCTGAGAAGTCCAATGCAGTGACGTTCAAGGTGCTGCAGAACGCTACCAAGCCCGAAATCAAGGCCGCTGTGGAATTGATGTTCAAGGTGGAAGTCAAGGGCG
Above is a window of Acidovorax sp. KKS102 DNA encoding:
- the rplD gene encoding 50S ribosomal protein L4 encodes the protein MQLELLNDQGQGASKLDVPETVFGREYNEDLVHQIVVAYQANARQGTRAQKDREQVRHSTKKPFKQKGTGNARAGMTSSPLWRGGGRIFPNMPDENFTQKINKKMYRAGMSAILSQLAREGRLAVVDSLKLDSPKTKVLADKFKAMNLQSVMVIADEVDENLYLASRNLVNVLVVEPRYADPVSLVRFKKVLVTKGAIDKLKEMFA
- the rplW gene encoding 50S ribosomal protein L23, whose amino-acid sequence is MSTLKFDEGRLMQVLVAPIVSEKATMVAEKSNAVTFKVLQNATKPEIKAAVELMFKVEVKGVSVVNTKGKTKRFGKTVGRRDNVRKAYVTLQPGQELNLSGEAA